One window from the genome of Populus alba chromosome 15, ASM523922v2, whole genome shotgun sequence encodes:
- the LOC118057096 gene encoding scarecrow-like protein 18: protein MLGSQLQSQSQLMSSSTSHVQGQEEEIPRPQTPFQLRQLLVTCADLISQSDYSAAKRLLSILSSNSSPCGDSIERLVYQFVRALSLRLDRHGIPPSTAPAPAPRVFNINNIANTSPPPCGTNNKMLKNYDSDQETLRSCYLSLNQITPFIRFSHLTANQAILEAVQGGQQAIHIIDFDIMHGVQWPPLMQALADRPNNTLHHPPMLRITGTGHDLNILHRTGDRLLKFAQSLGLRFQFHPLLLLNNDPTSLALYLPSAITLLPDEALAVNCVLYLHRFLKDHSRELLLFLHKIKALNPRVVTVAEREANHNQPLFLHRFLEALDHYKALFDSLEATLPPKNRERLAVEQIWFGREIMDIVAAEGEGRRERHQKFETWEMMLKSVGFNKVPLSPFALSQAKLLLRLHYPSEGYQLQILKNAFFLGWQNHSLFSISSWH from the coding sequence ATGCTTGGCTCACAGTTGCAGTCACAGTCACAGCTCATGAGTTCATCTACTTCCCATGTTCAAGGTCAAGAAGAAGAGATTCCGCGGCCACAAACACCATTTCAATTGCGTCAATTGCTAGTCACCTGTGCAGACCTCATCTCTCAATCTGACTACTCCGCCGCGAAACGCCTCCTCTCCATTTTGTCCTCCAACTCTTCTCCTTGTGGTGACTCTATTGAGAGGTTGGTCTATCAATTTGTTCGAGCCCTTTCTCTCCGCCTCGATCGCCATGGCATCCCCCCTAGTACTGCTCCTGCTCCTGCCCCTCGTGTTTTCAATATCAACAACATAGCTAATACTTCTCCTCCCCCTTGTGGTACTAATAATAAGATGTTGAAAAACTATGATTCGGATCAGGAGACTCTTCGGTCTTGCTATTTGTCCTTGAATCAGATCACCCCATTCATAAGATTCAGCCATCTAACAGCCAATCAGGCAATCTTGGAAGCCGTACAAGGAGGGCAGCAAGCCATTCACATCATAGACTTTGATATCATGCATGGGGTGCAATGGCCTCCATTGATGCAAGCTTTAGCTGATCGACCCAACAACACTCTTCATCATCCTCCTATGCTTCGAATCACTGGAACTGGACATGATTTGAACATTCTACACAGGACTGGAGACCGCCTTTTGAAATTTGCTCAGTCCTTGGGCCTCAGGTTCCAAttccatcctcttcttcttctcaacaATGACCCTACCTCTCTTGCCCTCTATCTCCCTTCAGCAATTACTCTTCTCCCAGATGAAGCCCTAGCCGTGAACTGCGTGTTGTATCTTCACAGGTTCCTTAAGGATCATTCTCGCGAACTCCTCCTTTTTCTCCATAAAATCAAGGCCTTGAACCCTAGGGTGGTGACAGTTGCTGAAAGGGAAGCCAACCACAACCAGCCTCTCTTCTTGCATAGATTCCTGGAGGCCTTGGATCACTACAAAGCTCTCTTTGACTCCCTAGAGGCAACCCTCCCACCAAAAAACAGGGAGAGACTGGCAGTTGAGCAGATATGGTTTGGGAGAGAGATAATGGACATAGTAGCAGCGGAgggagaaggaagaagagaaaggcACCAGAAGTTTGAGACTTGGGAAATGATGCTGAAGAGTGTAGGGTTTAACAAAGTTCCATTGAGTCCCTTCGCACTTTCCCAGGCCAAGCTCTTGCTAAGGCTCCATTATCCTTCAGAGGGTTATCAGCTTCAGATTCTCAAAAATGCTTTCTTCTTAGGTTGGCAGAATCATTCCCTCTTCTCTATCTCTTCCTGGCACTAG